The genomic segment aaagaaaaaaatgtttttttggccGCTAACTGACGCGGTTCTGCTTTTTCAACTGCGGCGCTACTATATTTACATCCGATGATGGGCTAGTTTGTCCTCACGCCACGCATTCCGACGCTGTTGGCGCGCACTCTCTCGAATTTCAAATCTGTCTCATTTGACacaaaaaagagtaaaataaCTGGGCGCGCCGCTGCGACATTTCTAACTGgggctgctcctgctgctcctgctgctcctgtggCTGCCTTTTTGGGGatggaaaattcattttttagttgttgtttgttgaatgATGAAAAACATCAGCCCAGTCGGCTGAGGAATGAAAGATGAGGGTCCCGAAGTTGATATCCCCTTGGAATGAAATAACCCAGGTCTCGTAAATATAGCTCTCGATACACATTTCCCAAGGCAATGCTGCCTGGACTGGGCGCCTGGCCATTTGAATTGCCATTTAACGAGGAGCAGATGTTCACGCTCAGCTCGGCagttgagaaaaaaggagcgagGACGGCACTGTGGAAATAATTCaccatttttcaatcgaaaaaaagaagaagatcagaatgaaagaagagagagtcgCAGGTGTTGCCTAACAAGGATCTATATCCATCATCATATACGTAAGCCATTAGATGGAAATTGTATTAAGATTTATTACCTTGCAAATGTCACGGCGGGGCGTTTCCGGCGTGAAAAAAACTTGGCTTTTTGCGTGAATGGGAATCAGTAATAAGAGTTTTGGTAACGGTGTGGGCTGAAATAAAGTCTCGATGATGATATTATTAAAGAGATCACAAAGTTATTTAAGTTATAGATAGATACGGGTCTCGGGAGTTGCGGGTAAATAATAGAGGAGCAAAGATCTAATCGGCAGGAGTCCAAGCTGACAGTCAATTAAACGACTGTCATCGACATCATCACGGAGATTGCACGCGCTCTATAAGGGACTAACGGGACTGTCAGCATTACACAACGATATCTGTTTTTCTCATCGGGTcgctggctgctgttgctcctTTTCTAGCCGCTGCGTGTTCGCTCTCGGTCCCGTTTCCGTTTCCCTTTTTGGCTcctgtgtatatacacacacaacgacacctcaccccccccccctcatccTTGATTGAATCCCATCTGGGACGATCCCAACAGCTGCGatgaagaaataatcaaaagtcgCATCTTCACCGAaaagtctcttttctttaatattgttatatatataagactATATAGTATTACGTCTTtaggtcgtcgtcgtcgtctatcttttctccttctttctttatttaatctgattattttgtattttcatcctgcctccttttttatatatttatttatttttatatcatCTTCCCATCTGCGTCGTCGTTTATCTCTACAGGAGCCGGTGGCATCGGGACGATCGTCGCTGGAGAGCCGGCGCCCGTTTTTCTAGAGCCTGTTAACAATGTCACGGTCGTGATTGGACGGGACATCAGCCTCACCTGCGCCGTGGACCATTTAGGACCTAATAAGGTTCCATAATAGcttctcttccttcttccgctgcttttttttttcggtcgagCCCGAGCCGAGCGTAAACTGGcttttcttttggcaaattgactttggaaaaaataatatcacaaaagaaaagaaacgagcaaACACCATTTGCTTCTCgcgtcgtcatcatcttcttcacaATTTTCTTGATCCAATCGTTTAATCTCCAAAGAGTTTGAGATGTCGTTTCACGTTCACGCCAGTAAATTGGCTTTTCGCTAGCTTATTTCCCCGTTTATAAATTGAACCCAGCCTGTTGCTACCTACTACTAGATACTTCCATCCCGTAGCGTACTATCcaaaattgatgattgaacTTTGGTTAAAACTTTCCttataaaattttcatttatttattattattatttgatcgATGGATGGACCCTTTAGGTGGCATGGATCCATTTGGATCGTCACATGATTGTTGCCATTCATCAACATCTTGTCACCCGCATTCCTCGCTACAGCGCCACTCACGACGCTCATAGAAACACTTGGACGCTCAATCTCCGCGGTGCTCAACCGGTTCGTTCATCAGATTCAACATATTTTTCGGGAGGGTAGAATATTAATAGACTTGTGATGTTAATCGAATTGCCGACGCAGGAGGATGCGGGGAGATACCTGTGCCAAGTCAACTCGAACCCGATGATAACGCAAGTTGGcatcgtcgacgtcgtcggtatttcaataattttttttttggttttcttccggccggaataAAATTTTCCGCATctcaaaatttcttctttagttCCACCAGCCATTGTGGATGCCGGCAGCTCGGCTTCACACATAACAGTCCGTGAAGGATTGAGTTTGACGCTCACTTGCCGCGGTGACGGCGTTCCAGCGCCGAAAGTGACTTGGCGTCGTGAAGACGGACGTCCAATCTTCTTTGgcgacaagaagaaagaaggtaAATGAATTGATTCGTTGATCATCGCTTGTATTCATCAACTTTGATTTTACAGCTTCGATTGAAGGCGATAGTTTGACTCTGAACAAGATTGGACGGACGGAATCGGGAGCTTATTTGTGCATCGCATCGAACGGCGTCCCACCGTCGGTTTCCAAAAGAATCTGGGTCGATGTCGAATGTGAGTTTgcccctttttatttccttttgtatCCACCCCCTGGATTgaattagagagagagagagatggatatAGACCAAGTCAAACGAACCGGTTTGATTGTTGACTTTACTCGTTTGGGCTTTGTTGACAGTTCCGCCAATGGTTTGGGTTCCAGCTCAAATTGTCGGACTGCCGCTAGGAGGGTCCGTCACATTCGATTGTTTCACGGAAGCCCAGCCCAAGGCAATCACTTACTGGACTCGCATGACGGGCGGTCCGTCCGACTCTGACGTTGTTTTGTTGCCAAGCCGAAGGATTCACGCCGATTCGACCAGCAGCGGCTATCGCACTCATATGAATTTGACCATTCAATCGTTTGAAGTCAAAGATATTGGCACCTACCGATGCGTGGCCAAAAATTCACTCGGCGAAGCGGAAGGATCGGTCCAGTTAATGGGTTAGTTTACAAATAAGATAATCTTCTAATATCATTTcataatttcaattctttttcatttccatagAAACGGAACCGGAACATTCAAATAACGAGATGATTGTAGATGGTAAGTCCAGTTAATGTCAAtctaaaaagaatttaatttagttATTGTAAATCTTCTAGTAGAATTTGCCAAAGATGTTCAATCACCACCGACTACCCCACAGAAAACGACAATAATTCCCCGATCGACTGTCAAGCCCAGCACCAGCACATGGCAACAAGGAAACCGTGTCCAATTCATCAGCAACAACTCGCATTCGACCGGCCGTCAATCGACGACCCGCAACTCAGGTAACACTGCCATGAAAAACGACCTGGAGATGTACACAGCTGATCAAATGTGATACTGTTGATGCGTTCGATTCAGGTCTATCTCTGTTGCCGCGCTGGCCCGATGTTATGATTCTCTTGGCCGTCACCAAGTTGTTACTGTTATGAATTGAAACGTCATTATGAAGAAACGTTCAGTTATTTGATGTCCTCAGTCTTCaagatttatatttaaaaaagactcAAGTTAACTTGAGACTTTTCAGCCCCGTGCTCACCGACGACATTTTGGACAAAAGACGAGAAATCCCGTATACTTCTTAACTCCATTATTTGTCTTCTTGATATATTATCATccgattgtttgtttgtaaatATCAACGACCTTTTACCGGAAAATTCTGTATACATGCCAGTGAGAGAGACATTTGCAGTAGTCCTATTTCGCTGAATTGACGAATTGAAACGAATGCGGTGCGACTAATTGTCTTAAATGTATTTAAGAATGGGACGGCGGTGCAACGTGACGGACATACTTTAAACGGTCGAacgaattgaaagaaaaatgcatttaaaagaaattttgagcAGCAACGTTAGGAGCGAAACGTTTTCTGCGAACAAGTCTAAAACTATtaaagaaacgagaaatttTGATTGGGTTTGAAAAAGTCACTTGCTGTGGTAtagcgtcgtcgtcgagtcGTGAACGTGAGCAATtcttcagaaacaaaaaaaatggccggGAGAGTGTTCTACAGGTCGTTGAGGAACTCGGAAATTTGACCGATCACAACTTCCCATTTGCCGTGGATCGAAGGCTTGCATTTGATCTgtttaagttaaaaagaattattttttactttgtgaCCTCGAGGTATGAAAAATGTGGTGGCGTTTTGGGGGGGGAGGTAGGgtgagaaaaaacagaaaatggttGCGCAAAATGGCCGACTGAAAGAAAGGAGGGGTGACCTGTTCGGCGACGAGTCCCTCGGGAGTTAAACGGAATTTTGAGTAGCCAAAGCCAATGGGAACAGAAACGGCGGAGACAACTTCCACGTTGTCGTCATCTCTCGTCACGCAAGCCGTGATTCGGGTAGCTTTCATTACATCGGTAATGATGTACACGCTTTTAGCACCGGCCAGATCTGAAACGAAACATTAAAACGATTGCAAAACGTGCGTCGATCAACAGTGAATGCGTTTTCGTTACACACCGGGGATATTTTGCTTCAGGCAGAGATCTCCTTCACTCAAATTCAACGAGATGAGAAATTTGTGAGACCCTTCGACAGTCAAGTGCACCGCTTTCGAGTCCAATTCCATGTCCTTTTCCCACTGGCGAATATTGTATTTTAGAGAACAAGATTACAATGAAATTtggtcagaaaaaaaaacgaacaattCAGCTTCTTTTATCGTTATTACCTTTTCTGACTGATTTCCAACGTCTTCGGTGTGCGGATTCGCACTGTTGAGCAAACGGTCAAGATCGGTTTTTTCGAGCTCAATGACTTGCGAAACATGGCCGACCACATGGTAGCTCGAACCCGCCAGCGAATCTCTTATCTTCTGGCCCACATTTTCCTTGCAAGACAACACATCATTTCGCATTAATCTCCAGTAGATAGCTTCCTTTTGTAAATTTAAAGGACTTACCGATTTACTCTTGACGAAAATCGAGAAAAGACCAAAATCATCGGCGCTGGAAAGATTGGGAACCGGGACAAGATTATGGTTGGAAAGCAATTCTTTTCCAATGGAATTACGAGCGGAATGCCAAATTTGATCAAGGAAAGCTTTTTGAGTAGCCGAATTCGACATATTTGCAAAATCTGTGAACTGAAATCAAAAGTTTGAGGGACTAATTCGCAAATTTGTGGGGAGCGCGACTGCGGAGCAACTGCAACTGGAGAGTTCTGACCTTTCAATGAAGATTAGATATGGCCGTTGTTTCTGGTGTTCTACGGGCGTGGAACACCAACgataaaaattcatcaaacgAATCGTAATCGTTTCGGCCTATTCGAATACGAAATATTTaaactattttgaaattaaatgcaATTGAATTACGAAATAGGAtgttagaaaattaaattgcaGAATTGTTTCATATATTGCGATCGAGTTCTAATGGCGTCACTTTTCGGACACCGGAAATGTCCTAATTCAAACCGAACTTAAGACAACTGTtagtaatgaaaaaaaaaaggttggaaTCTTGAACTTGATGTATTCATATTTAAACATCGACAGGATTCTCCTCCAAACACTTATACTGTGGATGGGGGGAGTGGGAATCTATTCAGAATCAACATTCAACATTTATAACATAGtaagttatttgttattttcttttcgactTGTCAATTATACTGACGCTTTTAGAATCATTTACGTAGAATCTCAAAGGGGCATCTATCCACTCGCCAGCTTTTTTACTTAGTCCAATTCGAGTAGACGTAATAGTAGTAAACTCCGGTTGAGGTCTCCAATCTTCTATCCACATTTGGGTGGTGGGGCTAGCCATGTCCATCTTGTTCAATTCTTTCGTGATGCCGAAAGAAAGGCATAATTTCGAAGGGCCATTACACAATTGGTGTATTGGTAGAATACGACTAGTTTTCTTCTGAGCTTGAGAACGGATTTGCTGCATTAGTTCGAATCCTGACAGGGGTTCAACTGCCCGCAATAGAACTGCTGCTCCTTCTCCGCCACTAGATATGTTGAAACAGTGGTACATTCCATAGATAGAGTACACGTAAATCGTTCCAGGTTTCATGAACATTGGCTCTGTACGCGCTGAGCGCTTGTGGCTTGAGTGGCAAGCTTTGTCAATCAAGCCCAAATATGCTTCAGTTTCCACGATTCGGCCACACACCAATTCCTTGTTATCAATCAGTCTTACTAGAACTTTGCCAAGCAAGGAAGTAGCCAAAGCAGTGCTTTCTTGGTTGAAAAATTCATCTGTCAATCTAATTTTCATCGATGGTGTTATAGCAGGTAGCAGCTGGCGGTGAGTTGATttacattgtttttttcttagagGCTCATCTTCAAGATGTTGTTTTTCCTCTAGGTTTTGAAAGTATACACTAGTTTTACCCATGTTCAGCACtttattctttaaataattattgtcatccaccATCTTTTCTGTTAACTTTGTAATAACTTACATTCTAGCAGCATGCTTCTGTTTACAAATTCTACGTAACCGATCGTACAAGGGCATAAAGCCCTTTCTGACTACCTTTAATAATAACAGATCGATTAatggaaaaacgaaaaaattcaacattttttgaaaatttatattgAAAACTACAAAATGAATAGAACATTTCATAGCCTTATTAGCCCCAACGATAATGAGCATATGCCCTGTTATTTTCACACTGTTTATGTAAATCTTGTTTCCTTTTAACTACTTTGCCGGTGTTGTTGAAGGCATCAATTAGTTCAACAGCAAGGCGTTCAGGAAAGTGAATCttcctctccttttctctGCACTCAAGGATCATCCATTTCATTGCAAGGAACCTGGCTCGGTTTTCTGTGATAGGGATGGGAACCTGATAAGTGGAGCCACCTCTTTTGATAGGAGTCAATTGAAGTACAGGACTGCAATTTTCTAATGCTTTATGGAAAATGGTAATGgggtttaattcaatttcagccCTTTCCGCATCTGTTGTTGCTTCATAGTATTTTGCAAGCTGTATTTGCTTTACTTTCATATAACCCTAAGAAACAAGTTTATTAGGATAATGATTTGAGCTGACTGTGTTCTATTGTTGTTAAAATGTGTAATTTACCATTTCAACCAGATTTCTTGCCAACTCTTTTTGGCCTTTCACCATCACCATGTTAACGAATTtactgaaaattcaaaataaaagtgagTAGGTTTACAGGTTATGTCGAATTAATTTACTTACCTTGTTAGATCATCATAGAAAACTGAAACATTGTGATCATTTCTGGCAGCTTTGACTGGGACAAATTCACGTTTTTTTGCTTCCCCTGATTCAATTAACTTATCCAATTGTTCAATGTTATAGACTGGCTCTTTGACAAATGGCTTATACATGCTGTATGGTTGCCGAGAGAGCAGGCTCAAAGACCTGGAAAAGAATTAGTGAAGGGGTTTGTATTAGTAATACCTTCTTTGGTATCAATCTGGCTTACCCCAAAGAAGAATTAATTGCATTTATAGTAGGTAACGTCCGAAGTAATCCGGACAGCGACATTTTCACGATAAAAGTTTCGGCACGACGAAAGTAAATATCGTGCCGGTATAGCAGACAgctgaaaaaatgtcgtctgctAGTAACTTAGAAAACGTAGTTATTGGGTATAAAGCACGTTGATTGCGTGACGTATTGGTTGCATTgatgtctctctctttctcaaaaacaagaaattagtCGTGAAACACTCCTTGCAATTAGGTTTCCTATGCAATAAAGAGAAGTTTAAAATGGCATCTGGTTTTCGCTGTCTTTCCCTCCGGGCCTCATATCCTACAACAAGCCCAATGGTTTGGACGAAAAGTAACCAGTCGATCGATTTAGTTGTAAATAATCGTGTATATGGAGccgttaacaaaaaatttaatggagTCCAATGCTATGTTGATAAACCAAAGGTGAATATTCTATTGTGTTATTCCATATCTTGCTACTGAGTAATATATTTAATATACTTTGCTTAACAGGCATTAGCCATCTCCCGTTTCCACAGCCTAGGAGAATTCAGTTCGAATGATAATCACATTTCTAGCAATACAGCTGACGGGCTTTTCCATATGGAATGTAGCCCAAAGATGGTTGAGAGAAACTATACAGCTCTTAGTCTGCAGCAGCATGTTCAAGCAAATGACTTTGTGAGACAATTTAAATCTAACAGCCACTTCTCTCTTGGAACTGAACAATTGGAGCACtgccatttaaaaattgaagatGCTCAACTACGACAAACTTTAACTTCAATGACTGTTGATCAATCAAGTTTTGTTGCATACTTTAGTAGTCAATTGTCTAACAATGAAAGGCTTTTGCTCTCAACTGGGActccttcaaaaaatgtttccaacaACATTCAAAATCAGGGATTACCAACACCATCACAGTTACAGAATGTCTTTAATGTTCTCAGCACTACAGTAGGAATCGTTGATATAATTTTTTACTAGAGTTATCAGTAATTGAAACAGTTTTTCCTTAGTTACCCAGATTGTTTATTGAACCCATGAATTACAAAATCTACAGTCCAGACATCGTTTTCGACAACCGAATCCGAGGAACACGCACAGTGTAAGAAGTTGAATTTGATTAATATTGTAACTttaactaaattatttttatgtatagTGGGCTGTACCATTATGTAAAACAAGTGGCACTTTTACGATGCGTTGGGCATTTGAAATATGCCTACGTTCGCTttgagattttaaaaattactcaACACCCAGAAGAAGGTACTATTAAAGTGCGCTGGCGCATAACCGGGATATCAGGATTGAAAGTCCTCTTGCAGTTTTGGCGCTATAAGCTATGGCAGTGGAAAGAAATACtgcaaaaacaagaaaggtaACCCTTATGAAGTTTTATTCCTATTCTCTGAaattaatcgttttttttttctcgtagTTGGTACGATGGTTTTTCTACCTTCCACGTAAACTCTAATGGAGTCGTCTCTCTTCATGTAGCTGACAAAGTGAGATTCATCTATTGTTTTTAGTTGTATTCAATCAaacttatttaaatttttcgtttaaaGATGATGCCTGATGACGAGAAAGTAGCTGAAACAAACAAAGGACTGCTAGCTGCAAAATTAGCACTTCTGCTGGGTCTTCTTCCTCAGCAAAATTCGAACAATTTGTCGGATGTGATGGAAAACCTGCTAATTAATTCAACTGGTAAAGATCAGGCATGAAATGCTTGTTATAGTTCCTAGTTTATATTAGAATTAAATAGCAGAAACGTGCTTCTGCTCTTCTTCTGCCAACAACCCAGGTAACTAATCTTTTCCGAAAAACCTTGGTATATAGTTTGTCAAATGGGTCTGTCATAAGTAACCTGGTGTATTGAACTCGGAAAAACTAACGAGAGCATTTCAATAAATGGTCCAGTCCAGATAAACTCTAAATCAGTTCTCAAATACTccaggaaatggaagattaTCAGTTGGTTGAAGCCAGTTATCCGGGGAATAGACGGTATTCTCACGCTCGATTGCGTGGAACGTGTAAATCTGTCGAGAGTTCGATGACAAATTTCGTTCGCTTTTATGAACAATTTCCCCGTGAATGAGCACCATAGAGCCTACGAAAAtaaatcgtttgaaatcaCACTGTAATTATTTTATCTAAGTAGCATTACCTTTTGGAACAGGTCCCggtataaattttgtttcgtcaTAGTCTGGATTGGGGTCTGTGTAAATAGTCAAGTTTGGTGAGCTTTGATCTGGATTACGAATAAACCGGCGACTAATCCCTTCTTTGTGTGACCCAGGAATAAACCACAGACAGCCGTTCTCTAAAGTTACATCTTCCAACGCGAACCACATGCCGACTATCTTCATGGGTTCCGTTTGAAGAAAGGTAGAATCTTGATGCGGAGAAACTGAGAGAATaagtgaattaaaattaaaattttatgttttatta from the Daphnia pulex isolate KAP4 chromosome 1, ASM2113471v1 genome contains:
- the LOC124195017 gene encoding lachesin-like isoform X1, which gives rise to MTIEILIAFHLLLQLSTTVCGAGGIGTIVAGEPAPVFLEPVNNVTVVIGRDISLTCAVDHLGPNKVAWIHLDRHMIVAIHQHLVTRIPRYSATHDAHRNTWTLNLRGAQPEDAGRYLCQVNSNPMITQVGIVDVVVPPAIVDAGSSASHITVREGLSLTLTCRGDGVPAPKVTWRREDGRPIFFGDKKKEASIEGDSLTLNKIGRTESGAYLCIASNGVPPSVSKRIWVDVEFPPMVWVPAQIVGLPLGGSVTFDCFTEAQPKAITYWTRMTGGPSDSDVVLLPSRRIHADSTSSGYRTHMNLTIQSFEVKDIGTYRCVAKNSLGEAEGSVQLMETEPEHSNNEMIVDVEFAKDVQSPPTTPQKTTIIPRSTVKPSTSTWQQGNRVQFISNNSHSTGRQSTTRNSGLSLLPRWPDVMILLAVTKLLLL
- the LOC124195017 gene encoding lachesin-like isoform X3 is translated as MADRTRAGGIGTIVAGEPAPVFLEPVNNVTVVIGRDISLTCAVDHLGPNKVAWIHLDRHMIVAIHQHLVTRIPRYSATHDAHRNTWTLNLRGAQPEDAGRYLCQVNSNPMITQVGIVDVVVPPAIVDAGSSASHITVREGLSLTLTCRGDGVPAPKVTWRREDGRPIFFGDKKKEASIEGDSLTLNKIGRTESGAYLCIASNGVPPSVSKRIWVDVEFPPMVWVPAQIVGLPLGGSVTFDCFTEAQPKAITYWTRMTGGPSDSDVVLLPSRRIHADSTSSGYRTHMNLTIQSFEVKDIGTYRCVAKNSLGEAEGSVQLMETEPEHSNNEMIVDVEFAKDVQSPPTTPQKTTIIPRSTVKPSTSTWQQGNRVQFISNNSHSTGRQSTTRNSGLSLLPRWPDVMILLAVTKLLLL
- the LOC124195017 gene encoding lachesin-like isoform X4, whose protein sequence is MADRTRAGGIGTIVAGEPAPVFLEPVNNVTVVIGRDISLTCAVDHLGPNKVAWIHLDRHMIVAIHQHLVTRIPRYSATHDAHRNTWTLNLRGAQPEDAGRYLCQVNSNPMITQVGIVDVVVPPAIVDAGSSASHITVREGLSLTLTCRGDGVPAPKVTWRREDGRPIFFGDKKKEASIEGDSLTLNKIGRTESGAYLCIASNGVPPSVSKRIWVDVEFPPMVWVPAQIVGLPLGGSVTFDCFTEAQPKAITYWTRMTGGPSDSDVVLLPSRRIHADSTSSGYRTHMNLTIQSFEVKDIGTYRCVAKNSLGEAEGSVQLMETEPEHSNNEMIVDEFAKDVQSPPTTPQKTTIIPRSTVKPSTSTWQQGNRVQFISNNSHSTGRQSTTRNSGLSLLPRWPDVMILLAVTKLLLL
- the LOC124195017 gene encoding lachesin-like isoform X2, which codes for MTIEILIAFHLLLQLSTTVCGAGGIGTIVAGEPAPVFLEPVNNVTVVIGRDISLTCAVDHLGPNKVAWIHLDRHMIVAIHQHLVTRIPRYSATHDAHRNTWTLNLRGAQPEDAGRYLCQVNSNPMITQVGIVDVVVPPAIVDAGSSASHITVREGLSLTLTCRGDGVPAPKVTWRREDGRPIFFGDKKKEASIEGDSLTLNKIGRTESGAYLCIASNGVPPSVSKRIWVDVEFPPMVWVPAQIVGLPLGGSVTFDCFTEAQPKAITYWTRMTGGPSDSDVVLLPSRRIHADSTSSGYRTHMNLTIQSFEVKDIGTYRCVAKNSLGEAEGSVQLMETEPEHSNNEMIVDEFAKDVQSPPTTPQKTTIIPRSTVKPSTSTWQQGNRVQFISNNSHSTGRQSTTRNSGLSLLPRWPDVMILLAVTKLLLL
- the LOC124195070 gene encoding uncharacterized protein LOC124195070, encoding MSNSATQKAFLDQIWHSARNSIGKELLSNHNLVPVPNLSSADDFGLFSIFVKSKSENVGQKIRDSLAGSSYHVVGHVSQVIELEKTDLDRLLNSANPHTEDVGNQSEKWEKDMELDSKAVHLTVEGSHKFLISLNLSEGDLCLKQNIPDLAGAKSVYIITDVMKATRITACVTRDDDNVEVVSAVSVPIGFGYSKFRLTPEGLVAEQIKCKPSIHGKWEVVIGQISEFLNDL
- the LOC124195053 gene encoding DNA-3-methyladenine glycosylase-like gives rise to the protein MVDDNNYLKNKVLNMGKTSVYFQNLEEKQHLEDEPLRKKQCKSTHRQLLPAITPSMKIRLTDEFFNQESTALATSLLGKVLVRLIDNKELVCGRIVETEAYLGLIDKACHSSHKRSARTEPMFMKPGTIYVYSIYGMYHCFNISSGGEGAAVLLRAVEPLSGFELMQQIRSQAQKKTSRILPIHQLCNGPSKLCLSFGITKELNKMDMASPTTQMWIEDWRPQPEFTTITSTRIGLSKKAGEWIDAPLRFYVNDSKSVSIIDKSKRK
- the LOC124195061 gene encoding 28S ribosomal protein S7, mitochondrial-like, whose amino-acid sequence is MSLSGLLRTLPTINAINSSLGSLSLLSRQPYSMYKPFVKEPVYNIEQLDKLIESGEAKKREFVPVKAARNDHNVSVFYDDLTSKFVNMVMVKGQKELARNLVEMGYMKVKQIQLAKYYEATTDAERAEIELNPITIFHKALENCSPVLQLTPIKRGGSTYQVPIPITENRARFLAMKWMILECREKERKIHFPERLAVELIDAFNNTGKVVKRKQDLHKQCENNRAYAHYRWG
- the LOC124195039 gene encoding uncharacterized protein LOC124195039 → MASGFRCLSLRASYPTTSPMVWTKSNQSIDLVVNNRVYGAVNKKFNGVQCYVDKPKALAISRFHSLGEFSSNDNHISSNTADGLFHMECSPKMVERNYTALSLQQHVQANDFVRQFKSNSHFSLGTEQLEHCHLKIEDAQLRQTLTSMTVDQSSFVAYFSSQLSNNERLLLSTGTPSKNVSNNIQNQGLPTPSQLQNVFNVLSTTLPRLFIEPMNYKIYSPDIVFDNRIRGTRTVGLYHYVKQVALLRCVGHLKYAYVRFEILKITQHPEEGTIKVRWRITGISGLKVLLQFWRYKLWQWKEILQKQESWYDGFSTFHVNSNGVVSLHVADKMMPDDEKVAETNKGLLAAKLALLLGLLPQQNSNNLSDVMENLLINSTGKDQA